From Rhodamnia argentea isolate NSW1041297 chromosome 10, ASM2092103v1, whole genome shotgun sequence, a single genomic window includes:
- the LOC115753929 gene encoding beta-fructofuranosidase, insoluble isoenzyme 2-like: MDVSWFLPKLSALVCYLLLVIAALNSGGENGAVEARHRIYPEYQTLHAVTVKQAHRTGYHFQPPKHWINDPNGPMHYNGWYHLFYQYNPKGAVWGNIVWAHSVSKDLINWQALPPAISPSKPFDINGCWSGSATVLPGNRPVILYTGIDTKNRQVQNYAIPANASDPYLREWTKPDDNPIVNPGSGVNASAFRDPTTAWFEDGHWKILVGGRVKRRGMAYLYSSRDFVHWTQAKHPLHSVRNTGMWECPDFFPVLKSGANGLDTSVLGQGVKHVLKVSLDLTRYEYYTVGTYHPNEDKYVPDNTSVDGWSGLRYDYGNFYASKTFFDPVKNRRILWGWANESDAVESDVQKGWAGIQAIPRKIWLDSNGKQLLQWPVEELEKLRGRNVHMSSVKLNKSENVEIKGITAAQADVDVVFSFSSLDGAEQFDSSRVNAQDLCSERGSGVPGNVGPFGLLTLVSEHLEEFTPVFFRIFKGNDQEKHKVLMCSDARSSSLKSGLYKPSFAGFVDVDLSDGKISLGTLIDHSVVESFGAGGKTCITSRVYPTLALFDKARLFAFNNGTETITIETLDAWSMSRPVMNQALI, translated from the exons ATGGACGTTTCATGGTTTCTTCCGAAACTCTCTGCGCTGGTCTGTTATCTCCTTCTCGTGATCGCCGCTCTCAATTCCGGCGGCGAAAATGGGGCCGTCGAGGCGCGCCACAGGATCTATCCGGAGTATCAGACCCTCCATGCCGTCACGGTGAAGCAGGCCCACCGGACCGGCTACCACTTCCAACCTCCTAAGCACTGGATCAACG ACCCTAATG GACCTATGCACTACAATGGATGGTACCATCTGTTCTACCAATACAATCCCAAAGGGGCGGTGTGGGGCAACATAGTGTGGGCCCACTCGGTCTCGAAGGACCTCATCAACTGGCAGGCCCTTCCTCCCGCCATCTCCCCGTCCAAGCCCTTCGACATTAACGGGTGCTGGTCTGGATCCGCCACCGTCCTCCCGGGCAACCGCCCCGTCATCCTCTACACCGGCATCGACACCAAGAACCGCCAGGTCCAAAACTACGCCATCCCCGCTAATGCCTCGGACCCATACCTCCGGGAGTGGACCAAGCCCGACGACAACCCCATTGTCAACCCTGGGTCTGGCGTCAATGCCAGCGCCTTCCGCGACCCGACCACCGCGTGGTTCGAGGACGGGCACTGGAAGATCCTTGTCGGCGGCAGAGTGAAGCGTCGGGGGATGGCATATTTGTACAG TAGCAGGGATTTCGTCCACTGGACGCAGGCGAAGCACCCGCTGCACTCGGTGCGGAACACCGGCATGTGGGAGTGCCCCGACTTCTTCCCAGTTTTGAAGAGCGGCGCCAACGGTCTGGACACGTCGGTGCTAGGCCAAGGTGTGAAGCACGTGTTGAAGGTCAGCCTCGATCTGACGCGGTACGAGTATTACACCGTTGGGACTTATCACCCGAACGAGGACAAATACGTGCCTGATAACACCTCGGTCGATGGGTGGAGTGGGCTGAGGTACGATTACGGAAACTTCTATGCTTCCAAGACATTCTTCGACCCAGTCAAGAACCGGAGGATCCTATGGGGTTGGGCCAATGAGTCTGATGCAGTCGAGTCTGATGTCCAAAAGGGATGGGCTGGAATCCAG GCGATTCCAAGGAAGATATGGCTTGACAGCAATGGGAAACAACTGTTGCAATGGCCTGTCGAAGAACTAGAGAAGCTGCGGGGACGAAATGTTCACATGAGCAGTGTCAAGCTAAACAAGAGCGAAAATGTCGAGATTAAGGGAATCACAGCAGCTCAG GCTGATGTGGACGTGGTGTTCTCGTTCTCGAGCCTAGATGGGGCCGAGCAATTCGATTCGAGCCGGGTGAACGCGCAAGACCTCTGCAGTGAGAGGGGCTCGGGAGTTCCGGGCAACGTTGGGCCTTTCGGGCTCTTGACGTTGGTATCCGAGCACCTAGAAGAGTTCACCCCGGTCTTCTTCAGGATCTTCAAAGGCAATGATCAAGAGAAGCACAAAGTCCTCATGTGCTCTGATGCAAGGAG CTCGTCTCTAAAATCGGGACTCTATAAACCATCGTTCGCTGGTTTCGTGGACGTGGATTTGAGTGATGGGAAGATTTCCCTCGGGACCCTG ATCGATCATTCTGTGGTGGAGAGCTTTGGAGCCGGAGGCAAGACGTGCATCACATCTAGGGTGTACCCGACGCTTGCGCTGTTTGACAAGGCCCGTCTCTTCGCCTTCAACAATGGGACCGAGACAATCACGATCGAGACTCTCGACGCCTGGAGCATGAGCCGGCCCGTGATGAACCAAGCTCTGATATAG